The following are from one region of the Hemitrygon akajei chromosome 6, sHemAka1.3, whole genome shotgun sequence genome:
- the LOC140729447 gene encoding dual specificity protein phosphatase 8-like isoform X2 has product MYDTEMKLKIRVRRMREGREVRGGFSAFSSYFPGLCEGKPTTLLPVSISQPCLPVANIGPTRILPHLYLGSQKDVLNKDLMVQNGITYVLNASNSCPKPDFISESHFMRIPVNDNYCEKLLPWLDESVDFIDKAKVSNCRVLVHCLAGISRSATVAIAYIMKSMGLSSDDAYRFIKDRRPSISPNFNFMGQLLEYEKNLRLLKVRSLAPLKPLADRQEEEVDKEAADGCRGSWDRTCPKPSSSEQAGPGAPKDASQQCSGNAESGRGDCKNASHVALQQSLNGLHLSMERLQDTNRLKRSFSLDIKSSYLPSPAPGGCGAAAPQGSDGIPKLCKLEVRAGSPGQEICSPTLESPGADAGSESKARQRRRPKHNGSLANPSSSPVHSLSLNLTRTLVPCAVHKGGGAEGNLKQALLLSIPSAQPLPLGSNGVNRWGKHTELGQPPAAANPSASGGGGSWYFGADQQPASKGAGGAGLFGGSAPAYPPFGCGSAPGGCEPYGPVRLREKAAEQRDARRSWHEEGTIEKQFKRRSCQMEFEDGMSESRSREDLGKIGKQSSFSGSMEIIEVS; this is encoded by the exons ATGTACGACACAGAAATGAAACTGAAGATCAGAGTCAGACGGATGCGAGAAGGAAGAGAAGTCCGAG GGGGATTTTCCGCGTTTTCATCCTATTTCCCAGGCCTGTGCGAGGGGAAGCCCACCACTCTCCTGCCAGTGAGCATCTCTCAGCCGTGCCTCCCAGTCGCCAACATTGGCCCCACACGAATCCTTCCTCATTTGTACCTGGGCTCACAGAAAGATGTGCTGAATAAG GACCTCATGGTGCAGAATGGAATCACATATGTTCTCAACGCCAGCAACTCTTGTCCAAAGCCTGACTTCATCTCAGAGAGTCACTTCATGCGCATTCCAGTCAATGACAACTACTGTGAGAAGCTTCTGCCCTGGTTGGATGAGTCTGTCGATTTTATAG ACAAAGCAAAGGTCTCCAACTGCCGAGTGCTTGTTCACTGCTTGGCTGGGATTTCGCGATCAGCTACCGTTGCCATTGCCTACATCATGAAGAGCATGGGGCTGTCCTCAGACGATGCTTACAG GTTTATCAAGGACCGGAGACCATCCATATCTCCCAACTTCAACTTCATGGGGCAGCTGTTGGAGTACGAGAAGAACTTGAGGCTTCTGAAGGTCCGCTCCCTGGCTCCCCTGAAGCCACTGGCAGACCGGCAGGAGGAGGAGGTTGACAAGGAGGCGGCCGACGGCTGCAGAGGCAGCTGGGACAGGACATGTCCCAAACCCTCCTCCTCCGAGCAGGCGGGCCCAGGCGCTCCCAAGGACGCCAGTCAGCAGTGCAGTGGCAATGCCGAGAGTGGCAGGGGAGACTGCAAGAATGCCTCGCACGTTGCCCTGCAGCAGAGCCTCAATGGCCTGCACCTCTCCATGGAGCGCCTCCAAGACACCAACCGACTCAAGCGCTCCTTCTCACTGGACATCAAGTCCTCCTACTTGCCGAGCCCTGCCCCTGGCGGCTGCGGGGCGGCCGCGCCTCAGGGTTCTGACGGCATCCCCAAGCTCTGCAAGCTGGAGGTCAGGGCGGGGAGCCCTGGCCAGGAGATATGCAGCCCAACCCTGGAGAGCCCAGGAGCCGATGCCGGCAGCGAGTCAAAAGCCCGGCAGAGGCGCAGACCAAAGCACAACGGCAGCCTCGCGAACCCGTCCAGTTCACCGGTGCACTCCCTGAGCTTGAACTTAACCAGGACCCTCGTCCCTTGCGCGGTCCACAAGGGCGGTGGCGCGGAAGGCAACCTGAAGCAGGCGCTGTTGCTGAGCATCCCCAGTGCCCAGCCGCTTCCCCTGGGGAGCAATGGGGTGAACCGGTGGGGGAAGCACACGGAACTGGGGCAGCCCCCTGCCGCGGCGAACCCCTCCGCCAGCGGCGGCGGCGGCTCGTGGTACTTCGGCGCGGACCAGCAGCCCGCGAGCAAAGGGGCGGGCGGCGCCGGGCTCTTCGGAGGCTCCGCCCCCGCGTACCCGCCCTTCGGCTGTGGCTCCGCCCCCGGCGGCTGTGAGCCGTACGGGCCGGTGCGGCTGCGGGAGAAGGCAGCCGAGCAGCGGGACGCCCGGCGGAGCTGGCACGAGGAAGGCACCATCGAGAAGCAGTTCAAGAGGAGGAGCTGTCAGATGGAGTTCGAGGACGGCATGTCGGAGAGCAGGTCGAGGGAAGACCTGGGGAAGATCGGCAAGCAGTCCAGCTTCTCCGGGAGTATGGAGATCATCGAGGTGTCGTGA